The Macrococcoides canis genome has a window encoding:
- a CDS encoding YfbU family protein, with the protein MNDITQNNFSQEPNVNYPFNRLLLFKMYQILEKVDLPNAELHCLHKNVIRECRVEQYPLLFEELTPENERISPAVMRTVEAIIKMYVHLNKSYRTLSDELQQQIMQHPYYNFIGFNLNEETDYEYYANYYLNDLGSYDSVLNLDQFHSMVTKPKSLQKYSAMLKQYEKYKINTYLTYENIIRILS; encoded by the coding sequence ATGAACGATATTACTCAGAATAATTTCAGCCAAGAGCCTAACGTAAATTATCCTTTTAATCGTTTATTATTATTCAAAATGTATCAAATTCTTGAAAAAGTAGATTTGCCAAATGCCGAGTTACATTGTCTGCACAAAAATGTAATAAGAGAATGCAGGGTAGAACAGTATCCGCTACTATTTGAAGAACTCACGCCTGAAAATGAAAGAATATCACCGGCAGTAATGAGAACTGTGGAAGCAATTATTAAGATGTATGTGCATCTAAATAAATCGTATCGGACATTGTCTGATGAATTACAGCAACAAATCATGCAGCATCCATATTACAACTTTATCGGATTTAACTTGAACGAAGAAACGGATTATGAATATTATGCAAATTATTATTTGAATGATTTAGGTTCATATGACAGTGTTTTGAATCTTGACCAATTTCATAGTATGGTTACTAAGCCTAAAAGTCTTCAAAAATATAGTGCTATGCTAAAACAATATGAGAAATATAAAATTAATACATATTTAACCTATGAAAATATCATTCGTATACTAAGTTAG
- the rpsR gene encoding 30S ribosomal protein S18 yields the protein MAGGPRRGGRRRKKVCYFTANGITHIDYKEVDMLKKFISERGKILPRRVTGTSAKYQRMLTVAIKRARHMALLPYVKDEA from the coding sequence ATGGCAGGTGGACCAAGAAGAGGCGGTCGTCGTCGTAAAAAGGTTTGTTATTTCACAGCAAACGGTATTACACACATCGACTACAAAGAAGTAGATATGCTTAAAAAATTCATCTCTGAACGTGGTAAAATTTTACCACGTCGTGTAACAGGTACTTCAGCTAAATACCAACGTATGTTAACTGTAGCTATCAAACGTGCACGTCATATGGCTTTATTACCATATGTTAAAGACGAAGCATAA